The genomic stretch GAATGTCGTTTTTACTATAATACCCTTATCATATATTGAAAATagtgaaatttttattaattaaagggTGTAATTGAAAAAAATGTACTGGAAATTGAAATGGATCATTCATTTTAGGACATCGTTTTATTTCAAATCGGTCACTTATTATGGGACGGAGAGAGTATAAatttaggtgaattcttatctatccaacttaaaaagttgggtaaagttataTATTCAATGTAAAATATCTTGGAAACAACAAACAATtgtactattttataattaattaaatatgttaaaattaaatggaatTTTATGATTGGTTGAAGGTGCACTACTCAATTTTTTATGATGAGTAGAGAAGTTGTCTCCTTAAATTTAACTTTTGAataatttgaaaaagaaattgaTGTGTCCATGGCATCAACCATCCAGCACACCTTAAATTTAAAGCGACCGACATCGGTAatactaggggtgttcgcgggccagtttggttcggttttgagagaatccgatatccaaaccgattaaaattgaatggattggtttggattggatttgcaaatttttgcgataaaacccaaaccgaaccgaactgaGAAACAACaggttggtttgggttggattgatcgggtagataaaaaaattcaaaaatatttttaaaaataacttatttacaaacattaatttttcataataatattcaAAATATAGTACCAATAGTATTCAATTGTAAATATTAGATTAGCAAATTTTCActaatagattcaaaaatatctaatAAGAAAAACATCTAACATGAAAAGGCTTTTGAATTTATAACTAGTCACTTGAGTTAGTATAATAATGAACGTGTTTTATAACTCTATGCACCGTTATGACATTACACTAACTTCTAATTACAAATTAAAATCGCATAACTTGTCCACATACAACACTTCACtttttcttcttgaagttgaaGATTGACAGTAATTTTCCTGATAAAtaattatggttggtttgggttgggtTTGCGGGTAGAGAATTGAAAATCCGATGCCCGAACCAATTGTCATTgaatttcattggtttggttcggttcttgcccgaactcaaaaaatgtccaacccaaacactatggtttggtttggattccggtttggttcggatttacccgaaccaatgaacacccctaggTAATACAAAGCAATATGCGAATGAAACTAAACTAGGTAACCCTTCCTTTGACTAGTTTTCAATATACATATACTTTTAGATAAGCATTACTCACACGCACAATAGACACAAAATTTAATTTGACAAGAATTGTGGGGTTTTGTGAGAGTGAGGCAATCATATCatgacaaaaatagaaagatCAACTATCCACTAATATTCTTCAAAGCCAGCCATATTCACCCACCATGCAAATTGCACTTAATCATCCATGCTTGCCTCCAAACTATATACATAATTGACTTTAATCCAAGAAAAGCAATATTCCAGCTAGCAAGTTTTGTTGATATATATATTCTTCTCTTAAAGCTAGCTGCTCTCATCACCTATAAATACTACTTCATCATATCTCTCATTTCTCACACTTAATTCCCATTCTCTCAATCATGGCTTTCTCTAAGCTTCTAGCTGCTTCCCTTCTTGCATCACTTCTCTTTCTCCATTTTGTTGATGCTGCACATCAATCTGTACTTATATAATTTTAATCAgtattttttttctgttttataATCGAGCTATGCAGGGGCGGCCCAGCCAGCCCGGGCACGTGCCCGAACTCAATCCCTCATTTCTTTGTACTCTTCCCAATTTAATAGCTGATTTTTAGGCAAATCAGTGACAAAATTAGTAAATATAGagtgtaaaaattaaaaaagatgaataatCAATAGTATAAAATTTTTGCTTAGGCTGTCTAAAATTCTTGACTCCACCACTGGAGCTatgtatattttatatttttatagaaaatattACCAATAATACAATCTATAAACTTAACTAACTAATGCATGCTTTTAATGAATGGCAGGAACATACACAAACACAAGGTTCTCTTCTTCAGCAAATAGGTACAACTACATCATATAAATTCATGCATATAAGAGTACTTGATATATATGTGTGTGATTATAATTTTGATCAATTTGAAAACGTGATTACATATTTCAGATTGCAATGGATCATGTGTAGCAAGGTGCCGTTTATCATCTCGACCAAGATTGTGTCAAAGAGCATGTGGAACATGTTGTAGAAGATGTAACTGCGTGCCACCTGGCACTGCTGGAAACCAAGAAAAGTGTCCCTGTTATGCCAGCTTGACTACTCGTGGTGGCAAACGCAAGTGCCCATAGAAAAACAAAAACTACCTTAATTGGAATTTGGACTCACAATCTTTTATCATAATATATCCAAAATAATTACCAtgcattaataataaaaaatataagtatTGCTGAGTCAAATACGGTCTAAACCACATGGAAAATAAAATCTGTAGTTGTTTTCAATACCTGTTGAATTATCGAGTGTTAAATAATCTTGTTCGTTATCGTTTTCAATTTCTGTCtattgtattcacttcttttgtaCTACTACCTAATCATTAAATGAGAATTTCTTGTTGAATAttgtaatttaaaataatttgttattattttgcTTTTAAATATTTGTGGCGATTGAAACATGTGGTCAGCAAAATAGTTTTTATCAGTAAATAGATTAGAGAGTTATCTAAGATTTGAGTGAAGTTTGGTGGAGTTCATAGATGATATGGTTGTAAAATACTAAAACAAATAGATTAATTAAGTTTTAAGGATTTTTTTTCAAGGATATATAGGACAATGAATCACTACTAATGAAATTCAATGACAAATGCATAAAATATTAAGTACTAACAAtaactaatataaaatattaatgtatAAAATATTAAGTACTAACAATAACTAATataaaatagggttaaatatgtttttagtccctataaatatgcgaccctgcatttttagtccctataaaagttttcttcaaagaatgatccttctaaaatttttatgcatgcaatttgaGTTcctgttattttctaaaattttaaaaactgtttaattaccctttaatttttaaatttttaattttttttttatatatgtttagaatactgtaaaatatttatttaccaacttttagaattttttaaaacgagaagaattaaatatgaatttttcaaatttcaaaaaataatgataaaagtaatgaaaatctcaacttagaaattagattttgaatttcttttttttccaggaactttttaaaacattatgaacatgtctgcaaaataatcattctaaaatacacattgatttgacagtagggactgaaactaggtgcataataattttataaggaccattcattgaagaaaaattttatagggactaaaaatgcagggtcgcatatttatagggactataaacgtatttaaccctataaaatattatttgaattgAAAAGAAATTGTTGCGACggagtgtaaaaaaaaaaaaacaaaccaaaACTATAAAAAAGCTTAAGTTTTTTAAGCAAACACAAAAAACTCTATTAGGCTTTCTTAAAAGAGGAGAAggaaatcataattaattataaCTATTTTACTATTCACTTACTCAATAAAAGTTCAAAGATTACAAGTGAATGACAACAACATGAGAGAACTAATCTATTTATAAACTACTAAGTTAACTTAagctacaagctaacttaaataaTTGAGCTAAATAAACAGATCCAATTCAATATGCTAACAAACCTGGCATTTTGACTATTGCATGCTTGAGCATACTTCGCTTACAACATACATGACTTCGACATCGGCGTGTGAACAGACTTCGACAACATGTAATCTCTGTCGGACCAAGAAGCTACCTTTTTCGAGACTGGAGTTCGGTTCAACAAATCTCCACACAATATCAAGGAAACAAAATagttttcttcatgcagctttatcaactgcatacagttgAAAAACTTGCGGCTAggaaatgtcttggtgatcatatcaacaacattatcttcagtcgaaaccttcaaaacttggacttctccacgctcgattatttCTCTTATGAAATGCAGtctcacatcgatgtgcttgaTTCTCTCATGATAGGCTAAATTCTTCGACAGGTATATCGCACTTAGGCtgtcacatttaacagtgattactcgaccttgaagtttttgCTCATTCGCAAAACcatcaagccacaatgcttctttcacaggtTCGATGAGGGGAAAATATATtttgcttcagtggttgataaagcAACAACCTTCTAAAGTGTCACTTTCGAACTGAGTGTTATGCCGAACATAATAaaaacatatccaaaaatagattttctagaaatcatacaacctgcataattagAATCGACAAATCTATCAATTTATACTTTTCTATCATCACCAcaagctccaccataaattaggactatgCTAAGAgactcatttatgtaccttagaatccattTCAATGCTTATCAGTGCGCCTTTCTAGGAGTCACACTATACCTCCTAATAAGGCTCACTGCATATGATATGTCTGGTCTCGTATAAACCATGGCATACATCAAAGAAACTATTATACTAGCATATGAAATGCTATGCTCTTTCAAATTCAGTACTAGGACTTTGAGTcgtactcagcttgaattgaggattTGTTAGTGTTACAACAGACTTTGAGTTCGACATACTAAATTTACCGAGTTTCTTCTTCAGGTATGTCtattgagataagcataatctcGACTGCTTTCTATCTCTCCGGATGTCAATCCCAAAAATCTTGGATGcatctcccagatccttcatgtcgagctccttattgagttcaacccTCACCttcattacatcttcgacattgttgcttgctatgaggatatcatccatataaagaaacaaaataacaaatgaattccCAGGTCAAAATGTGAAGTAAACACAATGGTCGAACTGGTTCCTAATGAAACCTATGTGTGTCATGAGCTTGTCGAATCTCCTTTTCCATTGACGGGGAGATTGTTTCAGGCCGTATAATAACctatttagcttgcacacataatcctcCTTGCCTTTTTCTTCATACCTTTCAGGTTGTATtatcaggattgtttcatctagatcaccatacaagaaaacggtcttcacatccatttgttcaagTTCTAGGTCGAACTTTGTAATCATAGCTAACAATATTCTAATGGatatatgcttcacaacaggtgAGAACACATCATTGATATCGACTATTTCTCTCTGAGGGAACCCCCTATCAACAATTCTTGCTTTGAATCTCTTTGacatcactccttcaattccttccttaaccttGAAAATCCACTTACAACTGTCTAACCCGACCCTTACAGGTTTCTCGATCAACTTCCAAGTtttattatcatgaagagatttcatctcatcattcatggctttcaaccattcagtcttattttgactcctcacaacttccttgtagtctctaggttcttcatcaAAGACTTCACTTCCAGAGATTAAGGCAAAGGCTATGTGATATGCATAACCAAATCTATGGGGTGGCataatgactcttctcgacctgtcTTTTGCTAGTAGGTAGTCATCAAAAGTTTCCTCAATTTCTTCATCAACAACTTGTGCTTCTTCTTTGTCTTCATTTGGGTTATACAATTCAACATCACTATGCTTCACCTCAACAAAAATCTTTTCTTGTTCCAGCTCTTCGACCTTGTCACCACATAatagatttttatttcaaaaattcgACCAGACCTCTTTTACTGACATGGCCAAGTCTCTTGTGCCATAACTcagtcttcgacaaaggttttatGGATGTCACATTTGCTGAACCACTTACAACCTTATTCTCAAGGGTATACATGTTGGACTTTAGACTTCATACACAAGAGGGGGGTTGAATTGTGTCGTTTAGAAAAACATAATAttgaaaactttaaaaattctctagattaaaatcagagtttgaaaaACTTTTTTCTATATCTAAgcatcaaaaaatatatattgaaataaaatgcaaaatttaatattttaccattacataatcacataaaAGTAATTAGTTTCAAAACAAACTATTCTAACTTTGTTCAGTGGTCGTGTAAATTGTTGACTAAAACATGTTTTTACTAATAAATGGACTTTaaaattaatctaatattcaaatcaTATCCTAAGAGAATCCAATTTAATAGCTTTAGCATTGATCAAGTGTTTGGACAATTATAAAAACATACGGAGTATAAATCAATGTTACTGAAGTAGAATTAATGTTTATCAATGTTTGCCCAGTAGTTGGAGCTAACTCAAAGCGGATGGAGACTTGGTCCCATGTGATAAATACAATGAAGTTTAGGTTGTCTAGTTGGAAGAACAAACATCTTTCCATTGGCGGTCGAATAGTAATCCTGAAATCAGTCCTATACGCGATCTCGGTTTACTTCCTCTCCTTCTTCAAGGCTCCGGCAGGTATTATCCTTAAACTAGAATCTATGTTTAAACAATTtttatgggggggggggggggggggggggggggggaatgaGGTATATAGGAAGATAAATTGGGTTAATTGAGCTAAGGTTTGTAGGCCAATCGTTGAGGGAGGGTTGGGAATTAGACGGTTAGGGATTTTTAATTCGGCTTTATTTGGAAAATTAGAGTAGAAAAAAGAGGAATCTGTTTTTGGCTTTAGTTAATAGATACGGGGCGAATGTGGGGACCATGAACTCGGGGGCAAGAGATAGCTCAAGTTGGTGGAAAGACTTGGGTAGCTTAGATCTTGGAAGGCTGGAAGACTCAAGTGAATATTCTGTAAAGAATATTTACAAGAATCTAACGTCGTTCGACTCTGGCGAATTAATCTGTCCATGGACAAAATTCTGGAACAAAGCAATTCCATCTAAAGTATCTTGCTTGATTTGGCGGTTACTTTAGAACAGAATCCCAACAATTGATAATATAGCCATAAGGGATGTAGTCTCGCAGGGCCAAAACAGTTGTGTAGGAGGATGCGGGAGGGAGGAGACATCATCACATCTTTTTTTCGAATGTAAGTTTTTTGCAGGTATTTGGAGCAGTATATGCAAGTGGCTGGGTGTTTCTTCAACTCTGCATAACGATGGTTGGCAGCACATGAGTCAGTTTGAATATCTGTTGGGAGGGGAAAAATCAACGTCTTTAAAGCTGCTCGTGTTGTGGTGCGCGTGTATTTGGTATATATGGAAGGCGAGGAATCATAAAATCTTTCGCAATGAAGACATTGACATCATAAAGGTGATTGAAGAAGCGAAGATTCATTCTTGGAAATGGCTCAAGATAAAATCGAATTGGATCAAGGAAGACTTTGTATTATGGTGTTTAAATCCTAAGGCCTGCCTTGGTCTAGCTAGTGGCAGCTTAATCTCCCGTCGAGTTTGTCCTTAGCCCAGCTCAGCCCGGAGCAGTGGCTATCCCCTTTTAATACCTGGAGGATTGCTGTTGTTCATACATTGTCGAGAGTTTTCTCTCATTGAACCTCAATAGATTTAGTCTTGGTGGTGGTTTGGGagcagaatatcatctttggtgTTGGGAGGTCGGTTAGAGGCGAAGTGTCGGTTCTATATTGAGCAGTGTTTTCtggttgagttgcaatggtgtggTCGATTTCTGTGAACCGTTCTATTAAGTTTCTGTTGGATTGTTTTTGCTCAGGGCACTGCACATTGTTAATTGAGGTTGTGTGAGTCTATTGTGGTGGTTTTGGTGTGTAGTATAGTTGTACTGCTTTGTAACTTACTGCATTTATTGCAGAATTCCTGTATCAGACATTTTGCACCTCTTGttagttttatattatttttggcTGTTTAAAAAAAACATCATATTCGATGCTTCGAACAACTCTTTAGGTAGGAATTTCTCAACTGTTCTCAATGTACCATAGTTGTTCATTCGTTCTCAATGTACCATTAACAATCAATCAGTTTACCCACGTTATAAAAGTTTATGTATTCTagatattcattcatttttaatgTATATTTATTGTTTAGTCATTCTCAATGAACAATTAGTTCTTATCTATTTTTATTGTGTGGGGAAAAGAGTAGGTTTGTCATACAAAATTCGAGCAAACCAAAATATTtatgcatttaaatatttttggCACATTTACCAAACAGCTGTTATAAATTGTCTAAGTAAAAGAGATATAATAATATGAAGATATATAAGAATAGACCAATCTTATGTATTTGTAAATATTGTTGGGtgtaacattttcattttttggatttttagctTTGCGTATTGAGACCATTTTTATTTACATTTCTCTATTAacatattgtttttttaaaaagatttgtaagttaagaaaaattaattgtagtatcatttttttaaaaaatcatatcAAGTTATTTATGTTTACTTGAAGACATTCAAAGAATgttaataatttgaatattttctaATGAATGAATGTTTTTTTAAACTTATGGACACATTTATCTATTTTAAACATGTCTTATGTAATGGATCCAATTTGACCAATTTAATTTGCAATTATatgcttattttaattttatgagaTGTGGGTGGATGGATATTGACTAACCTATGAAAAAATCAATAATTTTGTATTGCATGCTTAATTTTAGTTttcatcaaatttttgttcaaattataAGTTTAGTATTTGCTTAATATATGTTCATAAGATAAATTAGAATGAAATATTTGCGTTTAGTACTACTTTTATCCTCTCCATCTATATTTGTATCACTCTTTCTCAATCTTacattttaactatttaatttatcCAATAGTAAAATAACAAAAGTGCACATACTAAGAAAAACACATTGAAACAAAAtactttaaaaagaaaaaaaaacatctttatctctaaattatttgatatttgaaatattttgtttcaaTATATTTCGTTTTAGCAAACGCACTTTTAATATTTCatcattaataaattaaatagttaaGATTTAAGATTGAGGGAGATTGAGAGAAATATAAAGGGAGAAGGATTCAaatcttaaaaataaatatttaaaaatgactTATCAAtagaaaaaatatcaaattttaaattgaaaaaaatagattttttaatatACTTTTTTAATTGAAAAGAACAAACCTTTGaatatgatttattaattaattatgctttattagctaaaaaatcaaaatttagagAAAAATAGATCTTTGATTATGCTTTATtagttgaaaaataaataatttttttaatcaattagtaTAATTACTTTTTAGTTGTATTTTTAGAAAATagattatttgttttgatttatatatattggaaaaaatcaaatctttaatcaattaatattGTTAAtcttttaattgaaaaaaatagatatttgagtctattttattaattaaaaaaatttaaatttaaacctACTAGTATACTTAAttgtgttttaaaaaattaattcttataatttatatatattgaaaaaaaataagtttttaatcGATTAATATTGTTGATTGTTTTTTTTAGAGAAAACAATAGATCTTAGACTatgatttatatattaaaaaataaataatttttttatcaaatagtatacttaattgttaattgtgtttaaaaaattaattatttcttatgatttataaagAAATATTTTCCTTTATAAAAATTGTTCAAATAATACTCACAATCTGCTGTAATTTCTTTTTTGGACAAATCCAACATAAATATCAACTAAGGGTGGACAATGTTCGGTTCGGATTCAGGCCCAAAACTCAGAACCGACGGTTTGGTGAGAATCAGACCAACCGTCTGGTGAGGAGTCCAGTCCCAATTATCGACCGTTGGACATCTGGGTTTAGTCGATTATCtaaaatttggaaattgaatttttttttatacaacTAGGACTTCCTCCACAACTAGGGCCACTTACCTCCACAACTAAGACTTCCTCCACAACTAGGGCCACTTATCTTATATTTAAGtgattataatattttttgatttttttctcttcaatttctaTGGTGATGATATTTAATGGACTTGAAAGAGacacaagacaaatcaatttcctttattctttttcttttttattatgctATAACAATCCACACAGCAACTTcctacataaaaataaaataaaattgatattagaaaatttcagaaaataggtttaaagaaacaaatggTCTATAGTGAATAAATCTACTGAACAAATTATATAACGACAAAACTTAACTAAATATTGAATCTTATCTCTCCAAAACTccatcttaatatattattaatcttGCAAAACTCTACAAAACCATAAATTATTTCACAATTAAATCATGCATATACTATCCAACAAATAATCATGCATTACCATAAactaaaatagattttaaaattaTGAGTTCCAAATTCAAAATTCAGAGTTAATTCAACAAATGAGTTATAAAGAGTTTCAAATTCAGagttagtttcaaattcaaaataatatGTTACTTGAATCACAAATATAATGCATTATAATGACTTCCAAGCATCCATCAATAGGCAAAATTAGTTAATAATAACAGCCTGCAAAACacagttaatttttaaaaaggtaGAGTGTGTTGAAGTATCAATGGCTGAGATTGATTAGATCTAAGGGCTAGTATTAGTTTCAATATTGTACTTGTATTGTAGAGTATAAATACTCATTGTATTGACACTTGTACGTTTTATCCAAAATGAGAAAATAATAGCCAATGCATTTTGTGATCATCTTATCCTCTTTCTGTTATTTTCTGTTACACTCTTTCTCTTTACTTCTTCTTCACCAAGAATCGGTTATGGCTGGTGTGAAGATAACTTCAACATGGTATCAGTGAGCCTGCACATCCATGGCTCCTCGTAACACCGCTTCCGTTTCTAGCTCTTCCGATCCTATTCTTGATCCCACAAGTCCTTACTACGTTCATCCAAGCGATGGTCCATCATCGATTTCCATCACTCCGGTCCTCAATGGTTCCAACTACCATAGCTGGGCAAGATCGATGCGCAGAGCCCTCGGAGGGAAGATGAAATTCGATTTCATTGATGGTACTATTCCGGTTCCTACTGATTCGTTTGATCCGCTATTCCGTGCATGGACTCGTTGCAATATGTTAGTGCATTCTTGGATCATGCGTTCTGTATCAGATTCCATAGCTCAATCGATTGTTTTCATGGAAAACGCTATCGATGTTTGGAATGACTTGAAAGAACGGTTTGCACAGGGCGATTTGATTCGAATTTCAGAATCGCAACAAGAGATTTACGCCTTGAAGCAAGATCATCGCACGGTAACAAATTTTTTCTCTCAGCTTAAGATTCTTTGGGAGGAATTGGAATTGTACATGCCAATTCCTCAGTGTACTTGTAGAATTCGTTGTTCCTGTGACGCGATGCATAGTGCTAGGAATAATCACAATCCGTTACACGTTATACGTTTTCTAACGGGTTTGAACGATGATTACAATGTTGTGAAATCTCAAGTTTTGCTTCTTGATCCGTTACCACCATTGAACAAGATATTCTCCATGGTAATTCAGCATGAACGCCAAGTCTCACCTCCTCAACATCTTCCTGTTACCTCAGATGATGATCCGAAGGCATTGATTAATGCCACTGATAGCAGGAAGCCACCATTCAAGAAGTTTGGTCAAAGAATATGCACATTTTGTGGAAAATCTGGACACACAGTAGATACTTGTTATCGTAAGCATGGTGTTCCTCCACATTTGCAGCGCAATTCTAATGCCAATGCCAATAACACTAGTGCTGAGCCTTCAGTTGACAACTCTAGTACATCAATTCCTTGTGATGCTGATCATCAGTCCCCACCACAACTTACATCTGAGCAATATCAAACTTTGTTGACCATTCTACAGGGAGCTAATGGCAACACACAATCCAGTTCAGCAAATCAGGTGAAAACATTCCACTCAACTGCTAGCACAGGTAACATCACCACTTCACTCTGTTTGAACAATTTTGTTCTTAGCCCTTGGATTATAGACTCTGGAGCTAGTGATCACATCTGCAGTGATTCTCATTGGTTTGACTCTTTACACAATGTAAAACCTGTTAACATTAGATTACCTAATGGTAATTTTGCTATTGCTAGTCAAATAGGTACCATCAGTTTCACTGACCAGTTTGTGCTCAAGCATGTTTTATATGTTCCTCAATTTTCTTTGAATCTCATATCTGTGTCCAAACTTTGCCTTGAGTTACCTTGTATTGCTAATTTCACTAACTCAAAATGTCTACTTCAGGATCCTCAGTCACTGAAGATGATTGGTCCTGCTGATTTCATTGAAGGCTTGTATTACCTCAATCTGCACAATAAGAAGATATCATCCCTACCTGGTATTTCTGTTTCCCACACCATTACCATACCTGATCAAGCCTTGTGGCACTTTAGATTAGGACACCTTTCCAACTCTAGAATGCACTTACTTCAATCTGATTTTCCTTTTATTGTTGCTGATCCCATTGgtacttgtgatgtatgccactTAGCTAAACATAGAAATTTACCATATCAAAGAAGTTTTAATAAAGCCCTTACTGTTTTTGAATTACTACACTTTGATATATGGGGACCTCTTTCTATTAAATCCATACAtggtttttcttattttttaactGCTGTTGATGACCATAGTAGATATACTTGGTTGACCCTTATGAAATCTAAATCAGAAGCAAGACAACACATCATGAATTTTGTTAATCTGATATACACACAACACAATACCATGGTCAAGATCATTAGGACTGACAATGGTCAAGAATTTTCCATGCCTCAATTCTATTCCTCCAAAGGAATTATACACCAAACTAGTTGTGTTGagtctccacaacaaaatggaagaGTGGAGAGAAAACACCAACAAATCCTAAATATAGGGAGAGCCCTTTTATTTCATTCAAACCTTCCCAAATATTTCTGGTGCTATGCTGTCTCCCATGCTCTTTACATTATGAATAGAGTAGCTAGCCCTGTTCTCAATAACAAATCACCCTATTTCATCTTACATAAAGTTTTACCTGACttacaaaatttgaaagtttttgGTTCACTTGTATATGCTTCCACCATTCAGTCCCACAGAACCAAACTTGATCCAAGGGGCAGAACTTGTGTCTTCCTTGGTTTTAAACCTGGAACTAAAGGATGCCTCTTGTATGACATTAACACTAAGGAAAtatttgtttccagacacaataAACATCATGACAACATTCTTCCATACAACCCTATATCCAAACCTGTTACATGGTCATACCATTATCCCATGGATAATACTACACCACACACCACATCTCAATCCATACCTACCTCTGTACCTTCTGCAGACTCTAC from Vicia villosa cultivar HV-30 ecotype Madison, WI linkage group LG4, Vvil1.0, whole genome shotgun sequence encodes the following:
- the LOC131594231 gene encoding gibberellin-regulated protein 1-like; its protein translation is MAFSKLLAASLLASLLFLHFVDAAHQSEHTQTQGSLLQQIDCNGSCVARCRLSSRPRLCQRACGTCCRRCNCVPPGTAGNQEKCPCYASLTTRGGKRKCP
- the LOC131594232 gene encoding uncharacterized protein LOC131594232 gives rise to the protein MFINVCPVVGANSKRMETWSHVINTMKFRLSSWKNKHLSIGGRIVILKSVLYAISVYFLSFFKAPAGIWSSICKWLGVSSTLHNDGWQHMSQFEYLLGGEKSTSLKLLVLWCACIWYIWKARNHKIFRNEDIDIIKVIEEAKIHSWKWLKIKSNWIKEDFVLWCLNPKACLGLASGSLISRRVCP